Proteins encoded by one window of Deltaproteobacteria bacterium HGW-Deltaproteobacteria-18:
- a CDS encoding DegT/DnrJ/EryC1/StrS family aminotransferase, with protein sequence MPIIRPVFDDSELEYLRRCLESGHVTQGPFVAEFEKRFASIHNTRHAFAVTSCTTAMHTALLALGVTFGDEVIIPAFTWVSTANVVEHVGACPIFADISFDDFNIASARIEALITPRTKAIIVVHLFGLMSDMDSILPIARKHGIAVLEDAACATGSRYRGMHAGGFGDVGCFSFHPRKVITTGEGGMITTNDDSIAQHISILRNHGITPSPAQNPWQMPHIDNCGHNFRLSDIQASIGLAQLNKMDDILKERKRIACRYTELFAQLPDLALPIEPEHARHTWQSYVVRLIDGGVSRRNNIIEYLHDNGIQTRPGTMAVHRLNFYSSKYNINENDYPIANECENTTITVPLFHNMSDEDIFYVYNNLKIALTIFSS encoded by the coding sequence ATACCCATCATACGCCCAGTATTTGATGATTCAGAGCTTGAATATCTTCGTCGCTGCCTTGAATCTGGCCATGTCACGCAGGGACCGTTTGTCGCTGAATTTGAGAAACGATTTGCTTCTATTCACAACACACGCCATGCATTTGCTGTCACATCGTGCACTACGGCTATGCATACAGCCCTTTTAGCTCTTGGAGTCACTTTCGGGGACGAAGTCATTATCCCCGCGTTCACATGGGTTTCTACAGCTAACGTTGTAGAGCATGTGGGTGCCTGCCCAATTTTTGCCGATATCAGCTTTGACGACTTCAACATCGCCTCTGCAAGGATTGAGGCCCTCATCACACCCCGCACAAAGGCCATCATTGTAGTGCACCTCTTCGGACTCATGTCTGACATGGATAGCATCCTACCCATCGCACGCAAGCACGGAATTGCAGTACTCGAAGATGCTGCGTGCGCTACAGGGTCGCGTTATCGCGGGATGCACGCCGGAGGATTTGGCGACGTGGGATGCTTCTCCTTCCACCCCCGAAAGGTCATCACCACCGGCGAAGGCGGCATGATCACCACAAACGATGACAGCATCGCCCAGCACATCAGCATTCTTCGCAATCACGGCATAACCCCTAGCCCAGCGCAAAACCCTTGGCAAATGCCACACATAGATAATTGCGGACATAACTTTAGGCTCTCTGACATCCAGGCTTCGATAGGCCTTGCTCAACTGAACAAAATGGACGATATTCTCAAAGAGCGTAAACGAATCGCCTGTCGCTACACAGAACTATTCGCACAACTCCCCGACTTGGCATTACCCATAGAGCCTGAGCATGCGCGACATACATGGCAATCATATGTCGTACGACTGATTGATGGCGGGGTGTCGCGTCGAAATAATATCATAGAATATTTACATGACAATGGCATTCAAACAAGACCTGGAACAATGGCTGTACATCGTCTTAATTTCTACTCTTCTAAGTACAATATCAATGAAAACGACTATCCAATAGCAAATGAATGTGAAAATACTACGATAACAGTTCCTCTATTTCACAATATGAGCGATGAAGATATTTTTTATGTTTATAATAATTTAAAAATTGCGCTGACTATTTTCAGTTCATGA
- a CDS encoding epimerase, translating to MLEGKKIFITGGAGFIGSTLAGKLLQNNKVIIFDNFSRNSLASQNFVNHKNLTTIKGDVLNYNEIRRSCEGATHIVHCAGIAGISTVCKRPTETLEVNIIGSVNILKAAADIMCERLVCFSTSEVFGSCALTSKESDQTVIGAAGQARWTYAVSKLAEEHLAFAYHREQGIPTCIVRPFNIYGPGQVGEGALKVFIQQALANEPITIFGLGTQIRAWCYVDDMVDGTLHCLENDAAIGESFNIGNARSIQTIYGLANTVIRVLNSKSKIEFAPANSVDIELRIPCVEKAKNVLGFESMVDLEEGILRTAAYYRNIM from the coding sequence ATGCTGGAAGGAAAAAAAATTTTTATCACCGGCGGTGCTGGATTTATCGGCTCTACTCTTGCTGGAAAGCTACTTCAAAACAATAAAGTTATTATTTTTGATAACTTTTCAAGAAATTCTCTTGCATCACAAAATTTTGTAAATCATAAAAACTTAACAACAATTAAGGGAGATGTCTTGAATTATAATGAGATCCGTCGTTCTTGCGAAGGAGCAACTCATATAGTTCATTGCGCTGGAATAGCAGGCATAAGCACTGTTTGCAAAAGACCAACTGAAACATTAGAAGTTAACATAATTGGCTCAGTAAATATTTTAAAAGCTGCAGCTGACATAATGTGTGAACGACTCGTCTGCTTTTCTACTAGCGAAGTATTCGGATCGTGCGCACTAACATCCAAGGAGAGCGATCAAACTGTGATTGGAGCAGCTGGTCAGGCCCGGTGGACATACGCAGTTAGCAAACTTGCTGAAGAACATCTTGCTTTCGCCTACCACCGCGAGCAAGGCATTCCCACGTGCATAGTCAGGCCATTCAACATTTATGGCCCAGGACAAGTTGGCGAGGGCGCGCTTAAAGTATTCATCCAACAAGCTCTCGCAAATGAACCTATTACAATCTTCGGTCTTGGCACTCAGATTCGGGCATGGTGTTATGTTGACGACATGGTGGATGGAACCCTTCATTGCCTCGAAAATGATGCAGCCATTGGCGAATCGTTCAATATCGGAAATGCCCGCAGCATTCAGACCATCTATGGGCTTGCAAACACTGTTATCCGGGTGCTCAATTCAAAATCTAAGATAGAGTTTGCCCCGGCAAACAGCGTCGACATCGAATTGCGGATTCCTTGTGTTGAAAAGGCCAAGAATGTCCTTGGATTTGAATCCATGGTCGATCTTGAGGAAGGAATTCTCAGAACGGCTGCGTACTACCGAAACATTATGTAA
- a CDS encoding carbamoyl phosphate synthase, translating into MNDIRVCVTGVGGGALGEQIVKALRLASTPYHIVGTDTNPYSSGFALVDTTAILPRATAPEYLQGLLALCHEHSIQTLFPGSEIELKVMSEHRETISANGILLPINPASLIDVCMDKLATFDMLHKYGFQAPWFRRIGSLEDASSFPIFPIVFKPSKGSGGSADTVIVQNEAEAQLFARFLLESYPEFIAQEYVGTPEDEYTVGILNDLNGRFINSIAVHRSLDSALSRRIRVPNKTDRHELGPFLVISSGISQGTIGSFPEITKPSEELAKILQPHGAINIQCRFVNGKICVFEINPRFSGTTSLRAMAGFNEPDVLIRRHILKQSVEPRFAYRTGVVTRGLQEHFTDTGDEAPCPGAHASSRRIL; encoded by the coding sequence ATGAATGACATACGGGTTTGCGTTACTGGAGTTGGCGGAGGAGCGCTTGGTGAACAGATTGTCAAGGCATTACGCCTCGCATCTACACCATACCACATAGTTGGAACAGATACTAACCCATACAGCTCAGGGTTTGCCCTAGTAGACACAACAGCAATATTACCTCGCGCGACAGCACCAGAGTATTTACAAGGGCTGCTTGCACTATGCCATGAGCACAGTATACAGACGCTCTTCCCTGGTTCGGAGATAGAACTCAAAGTCATGAGCGAACACAGAGAAACCATTTCCGCCAACGGAATATTGCTACCCATCAATCCGGCCAGCCTAATCGACGTATGTATGGACAAACTCGCCACGTTCGACATGCTCCATAAATATGGATTTCAAGCACCTTGGTTTCGACGCATAGGGTCCTTGGAAGATGCCTCAAGTTTTCCAATTTTTCCAATTGTTTTCAAACCCTCCAAAGGATCTGGAGGGTCAGCAGACACCGTCATTGTTCAAAACGAAGCGGAAGCGCAACTATTTGCACGCTTTTTGCTTGAATCATATCCAGAATTCATCGCCCAGGAATATGTTGGGACTCCGGAAGACGAGTACACGGTTGGCATCCTCAACGACCTCAATGGCAGGTTCATCAACTCAATCGCAGTCCACCGTTCGCTCGATTCAGCCCTTAGCCGCAGGATTCGAGTACCCAACAAGACCGACCGCCACGAATTGGGACCATTTCTTGTTATCAGCAGCGGCATCTCACAGGGAACAATCGGTTCCTTTCCTGAGATAACGAAACCAAGCGAAGAACTGGCAAAAATACTGCAACCACACGGCGCAATCAACATCCAGTGTCGATTCGTTAACGGAAAAATTTGCGTATTTGAAATCAACCCCCGATTTTCAGGCACCACATCACTTCGGGCGATGGCAGGATTCAACGAACCAGACGTTCTCATTAGACGGCATATATTGAAACAGTCTGTCGAACCACGCTTTGCTTACCGCACCGGCGTTGTCACCAGAGGACTTCAGGAACATTTTACGGACACGGGCGACGAGGCCCCCTGCCCGGGCGCACATGCCTCGTCTAGGAGAATATTATGA
- the galE gene encoding UDP-glucose 4-epimerase GalE — MRILVTGGAGYIGSHTCKALAHQGHTVIVYDNLSTGHRELVRWGDFVYGDILDTQRLRACIRQHRIEGIIHFAASAYVGESVIDPGKYFRNNVCGTLSILDAMRDEGVPYIVVSGTCAVYGSPEQMPITENTPTNPINPYGASKLFMERMLADYEKAHGIKWMSLRYFNAAGCDPDGETGEWHEPETHLIPRALMAAMGLIPALEIFGDDYPTPDGTCIRDYVHVTDLADAHVRAIMAIQRGGENQAVNLGTGHGFSIREITTSAAQITNKTIPLIISPRREGDPACLVADPMSAEKTLKWQALNSSLEHILHSSWVWHSR; from the coding sequence ATGCGAATCCTCGTCACAGGCGGAGCCGGCTACATCGGAAGCCACACCTGCAAAGCCCTGGCGCACCAGGGGCACACGGTTATCGTCTATGACAACCTGTCCACGGGACACAGGGAACTGGTCCGCTGGGGCGACTTTGTTTACGGTGACATTCTGGACACGCAACGTCTGCGGGCCTGCATCAGACAGCACCGGATCGAAGGCATCATCCACTTCGCAGCCAGCGCCTATGTCGGAGAATCGGTTATTGATCCGGGCAAATATTTTCGCAACAACGTATGCGGCACGCTCAGCATCCTCGACGCCATGCGTGACGAAGGCGTGCCGTACATAGTGGTCTCGGGCACCTGCGCGGTCTACGGATCGCCAGAACAAATGCCCATCACCGAAAACACTCCCACCAACCCCATCAACCCCTACGGGGCCAGCAAACTGTTCATGGAGCGCATGCTGGCCGATTATGAAAAGGCGCATGGCATAAAGTGGATGTCGCTAAGATATTTTAACGCTGCCGGGTGCGACCCGGATGGGGAAACAGGGGAATGGCATGAGCCTGAGACCCATTTGATACCAAGGGCGCTGATGGCGGCAATGGGACTGATACCGGCCCTGGAAATTTTTGGAGATGATTACCCGACGCCGGATGGGACGTGTATTCGGGATTATGTTCATGTGACGGATTTGGCGGATGCGCATGTGCGGGCGATCATGGCTATCCAACGCGGAGGAGAAAACCAAGCAGTGAATCTGGGAACAGGGCATGGCTTCTCAATTCGTGAAATCACCACATCAGCGGCACAAATCACAAATAAAACGATCCCGCTCATCATCTCTCCACGGAGAGAAGGGGATCCCGCATGTTTAGTTGCAGATCCAATGAGCGCAGAGAAAACTCTGAAATGGCAGGCACTCAATTCATCTCTTGAACATATTTTGCATTCCTCTTGGGTTTGGCACTCTCGATAG
- a CDS encoding NAD-dependent dehydratase: MHLRKRVLVTGGSGFLGSHLCERLLLEGCEVICVDNFFTSSRQNIEHLLPNPRFELIRHDVTFPLYLEVDEIYNLACPASPIHYQHDPVQTIKTCVHGAINMLGLAKRLRIPIFQASTSEVYGDPEIHPQPESYWGHVNPIGYRSCYDEGKRCAESLFFAYHRQHGLPIKVGRLFNTYGPRMHPNDGRVVSNFIMQALQGKPITIYGDGSQTRSFCYVDDLVELMLRFMRNDHEFCGPLNMGNPGEFTILELAQQIVEMTGSSSEISLEPLPTDDPKQRKPDITLAKDRYGWEPQIRLREGLVQTIAYFEELLTNGELREG; this comes from the coding sequence ATGCACTTACGAAAACGAGTCCTTGTCACGGGCGGTTCCGGCTTTCTGGGATCACACCTCTGCGAACGTCTGCTGCTGGAAGGCTGCGAAGTCATCTGCGTGGACAACTTCTTCACCAGCTCGCGTCAGAACATCGAGCACCTGCTGCCCAATCCCAGATTCGAGCTCATCCGCCACGACGTGACCTTTCCGCTCTACCTGGAAGTCGACGAGATCTACAACCTGGCCTGTCCGGCCTCGCCCATCCACTACCAGCACGACCCGGTGCAGACCATCAAGACCTGCGTGCATGGGGCCATCAACATGCTGGGCCTGGCCAAACGCCTGCGCATCCCGATCTTCCAGGCGTCCACTTCGGAGGTTTACGGAGACCCGGAAATACACCCTCAGCCAGAGTCGTACTGGGGCCACGTGAATCCGATCGGATACCGGTCGTGCTATGATGAAGGAAAACGCTGCGCGGAATCTCTCTTCTTCGCATACCACCGCCAGCACGGACTGCCCATCAAGGTGGGAAGACTGTTCAACACATACGGCCCGCGAATGCATCCCAACGACGGACGAGTCGTCTCAAATTTCATCATGCAGGCCCTGCAAGGCAAACCCATCACCATTTACGGTGATGGCTCGCAGACGCGATCGTTCTGCTACGTGGACGATCTGGTGGAACTGATGCTGCGGTTCATGCGCAATGATCATGAGTTCTGCGGCCCGTTGAACATGGGGAATCCTGGGGAATTCACGATTCTGGAACTGGCACAGCAGATTGTTGAAATGACGGGAAGTTCATCAGAGATTTCCCTTGAACCGCTGCCCACTGACGATCCGAAGCAAAGAAAGCCCGACATAACGCTGGCCAAGGATCGTTATGGCTGGGAGCCGCAGATCCGCTTGCGCGAGGGACTTGTGCAGACGATTGCTTATTTTGAAGAACTTCTGACGAACGGCGAGTTAAGGGAAGGATAG
- a CDS encoding nucleotidyltransferase domain-containing protein, producing MKTTLPSHSYQDKYLNQMRMLALKVTKGLDCTIFLFGSRARKTERRSSDIDIGFSGLDEKTFLKTRDRLLTELEESIIPHRVDLVNMDTAPPEFKNIAMQEVVVWKQSSRAN from the coding sequence ATGAAGACCACGCTTCCGTCCCATTCATATCAGGATAAATACCTGAACCAAATGCGAATGCTGGCGCTCAAGGTCACCAAGGGTCTCGATTGCACCATTTTCCTGTTTGGCTCGCGGGCACGGAAGACTGAGCGGCGCAGTTCCGACATCGACATTGGTTTCAGCGGACTGGATGAGAAAACCTTTCTCAAAACCCGTGACCGCCTTCTGACCGAGCTGGAAGAAAGCATCATTCCCCACCGGGTGGATCTCGTGAACATGGACACCGCACCCCCAGAATTCAAGAACATCGCCATGCAAGAGGTTGTCGTATGGAAACAAAGCTCGCGCGCAAATTGA
- a CDS encoding carbamoyl phosphate synthase small subunit gives MKAILALEDGTWFAGQSFTGPGEAGGEVIFNTGMSGYQEILTDPSYYGQMVCMTYPLIGNYGVNLEDVESSRIHCPALIVKECCKEPSNWRSKESLPDYLKRHGIMGLEGIDTRALTRHLRIHGAMRGIISTEDLTPEELAAKAAALPSMEGANLVDFVAPKEPYYWDGTGPVPAKMDGDLPLWPENSEGSLRVIVYDYGIKWNILRLLAGQNLTILAVPPTFPTELVKKLAPNGVFLSNGPGDPATLTEAIAIIKELCELYPVGGICLGHQLLGIALGGTSFKLKFGHHGINHPVRDDITRKIEISSQNHGFCVDISNLDFLEQTHLNLNDQTLEGFRHKTRPIFSVQHHPEAGPGPHDSQYFFARFRRMVETGQVQ, from the coding sequence ATGAAAGCAATTCTGGCCCTTGAGGACGGCACCTGGTTTGCGGGTCAGTCCTTCACCGGCCCCGGCGAAGCCGGCGGCGAAGTCATCTTCAACACCGGCATGTCCGGCTATCAGGAAATCCTGACCGATCCGTCCTATTACGGGCAGATGGTCTGCATGACCTACCCGCTCATAGGCAACTACGGCGTCAACCTCGAAGACGTGGAATCCTCGCGCATCCATTGTCCGGCGCTCATCGTCAAGGAGTGCTGCAAGGAGCCTTCGAACTGGCGTTCCAAGGAGAGCCTTCCGGACTATCTGAAACGCCACGGCATCATGGGCCTCGAAGGGATCGACACCCGCGCGCTGACCCGCCATCTGCGCATCCATGGCGCCATGCGCGGCATCATCTCCACTGAAGATCTGACACCGGAGGAACTTGCCGCCAAGGCGGCGGCCCTGCCCTCCATGGAAGGTGCCAATCTGGTCGATTTCGTGGCTCCAAAAGAACCCTATTATTGGGATGGGACAGGACCTGTGCCCGCAAAAATGGACGGGGACCTGCCCCTGTGGCCCGAGAATTCCGAAGGCAGCCTGCGGGTGATCGTTTATGATTACGGCATCAAGTGGAACATCCTACGCCTGCTGGCAGGGCAGAACCTGACCATCCTGGCCGTGCCGCCGACCTTTCCAACAGAACTCGTCAAGAAATTGGCACCGAACGGCGTCTTCCTTTCCAACGGCCCCGGCGATCCGGCCACGCTGACCGAGGCCATCGCCATCATAAAAGAGCTCTGCGAACTCTATCCCGTGGGCGGCATCTGCCTTGGGCACCAGCTCCTCGGAATCGCCCTTGGCGGAACCAGCTTCAAGCTCAAATTCGGCCATCACGGGATCAATCATCCGGTGCGTGACGATATTACCCGAAAGATCGAAATTTCTTCACAAAACCACGGTTTTTGCGTAGACATTTCCAACTTGGACTTCCTGGAGCAGACCCACCTCAATCTGAACGATCAGACCCTGGAAGGTTTCAGGCACAAGACCAGGCCCATCTTCAGCGTGCAGCATCACCCTGAAGCCGGCCCCGGACCGCACGACAGCCAGTACTTTTTCGCTCGCTTCAGGCGCATGGTCGAAACCGGTCAGGTTCAATAA
- the kdsB gene encoding 3-deoxy-manno-octulosonate cytidylyltransferase: MPEVIAIIPARYESSRFPGKPLAIIHGKPMFWHVMQRASQCPQIDTVALATDDERILTAARKLGMTALMTSPDHASGTDRVLEAARLLDAAPNSVIVNVQGDEPALNPEMLTELIKPFDDPLVLVTTLGHIISAKEAASADRVKIVRAADGRALYFSRAQVPFGRDNQPEYIGHIGIYGLRMHILEKFSALGESHLEKLEKLEQLRLLEAGIPIHVSLTRHKSHGVDRPEDLPTVTELMRGENHT, from the coding sequence ATGCCTGAGGTTATCGCAATCATCCCGGCCAGGTACGAAAGCTCCCGATTTCCGGGCAAGCCCCTGGCCATCATCCACGGCAAACCCATGTTCTGGCACGTCATGCAGCGCGCGAGCCAGTGCCCGCAGATAGACACCGTGGCGCTGGCCACGGACGACGAGCGCATTCTTACCGCCGCCCGAAAACTGGGGATGACCGCGCTCATGACCAGCCCGGACCACGCCAGCGGCACGGACCGGGTACTTGAGGCAGCGCGCCTCCTGGACGCGGCCCCGAACAGCGTCATCGTCAATGTCCAGGGCGACGAACCTGCACTTAACCCCGAAATGCTGACCGAACTGATCAAACCCTTCGATGACCCGCTCGTGCTGGTCACCACCCTTGGGCACATCATAAGCGCCAAGGAGGCCGCATCCGCCGACCGGGTCAAGATAGTGCGCGCGGCAGACGGCCGGGCACTCTATTTCTCCCGCGCACAGGTCCCCTTTGGACGCGACAACCAGCCGGAATATATAGGACATATCGGCATTTACGGACTGCGCATGCACATCCTTGAAAAATTCAGCGCTTTGGGCGAGAGTCATTTGGAGAAACTGGAGAAACTGGAACAGCTGCGCCTGCTCGAAGCCGGCATCCCCATCCACGTGTCCCTGACGCGGCACAAGAGCCACGGCGTGGACCGCCCAGAAGATCTGCCAACAGTCACAGAACTCATGCGAGGAGAAAATCATACATGA